Proteins encoded by one window of Chondromyces crocatus:
- the yajC gene encoding preprotein translocase subunit YajC has protein sequence MLLMFALPLLLIFMMTRSQNKRQKQMEAGLKVGDRVVTQAGLIGKIVDMSSTSNRVKLEIAPGVNVQILKTAIQGVDGGEASVEAKDKAPDKK, from the coding sequence ATGCTCCTCATGTTTGCGTTGCCGCTGCTCCTCATCTTCATGATGACCAGGAGCCAGAACAAGCGGCAGAAGCAGATGGAGGCCGGCCTCAAGGTGGGAGATCGTGTCGTCACCCAGGCGGGGCTCATCGGTAAGATCGTCGATATGAGTTCGACCTCGAACAGGGTGAAGCTCGAGATCGCCCCCGGCGTGAACGTGCAGATCCTCAAGACCGCGATTCAAGGCGTGGACGGTGGCGAGGCTTCGGTCGAGGCGAAGGACAAGGCCCCGGATAAAAAGTAG
- the infC gene encoding translation initiation factor IF-3 yields the protein MAMRRFDPRQAQRGPQIRINQRIRVPEIRVIGDDGEMLGIMPTHEALRRAQEKGLDLVEVNPKAEPPVCKILDFGKFKYDEKKKAREAKRKQSVVEIKEIKLRPKTDDHDLDFKARAAQRFITAGHKVKFTVRFRGREITHPEKAQEQLDWIVKTLEEVANVEVRPMMEQRTMTLIMAPKPAVMQKVQQARQAAEKARQKAIQEGRAAPPIPTEEEELEQLEQQLEDRDDDDDDDDEDEGGG from the coding sequence ATGGCGATGAGACGCTTCGACCCCCGGCAGGCCCAACGTGGACCGCAGATCCGCATCAATCAGCGCATCCGCGTCCCGGAGATCCGTGTCATCGGCGACGACGGCGAAATGCTCGGCATCATGCCGACACACGAAGCGCTGCGCCGAGCGCAGGAGAAGGGGCTCGATCTCGTCGAGGTCAACCCCAAGGCCGAGCCGCCGGTCTGCAAAATCCTCGACTTCGGCAAGTTCAAGTACGACGAGAAGAAGAAAGCCCGCGAAGCGAAGCGGAAGCAAAGCGTCGTCGAGATCAAAGAGATCAAGCTTCGCCCGAAGACCGACGATCACGATCTGGACTTCAAGGCCAGAGCAGCCCAGCGGTTCATCACCGCCGGACACAAGGTGAAGTTCACGGTCCGCTTCCGCGGCCGCGAGATCACGCACCCCGAGAAGGCGCAGGAGCAGCTCGACTGGATCGTGAAGACCCTCGAGGAGGTCGCGAACGTCGAGGTACGCCCCATGATGGAGCAGCGCACCATGACCCTGATCATGGCGCCCAAGCCGGCCGTCATGCAGAAGGTGCAGCAAGCCCGCCAGGCTGCCGAGAAGGCACGGCAGAAGGCCATCCAGGAAGGTCGCGCAGCGCCGCCCATCCCGACCGAGGAAGAAGAGCTGGAGCAGCTCGAGCAGCAGCTCGAGGATCGCGACGACGACGACGACGACGACGACGAGGACGAAGGGGGTGGCTGA
- a CDS encoding serine/threonine protein kinase, with translation MTDPHQQQRYRVIEKLASGGMAEVFLAESAGIEGFKKQVAIKRVLPALSEKKRFIAMFLDEARLSAHLSHSNVAQVFDIGVGDNAYFIVMEYVDGADLKAVIEWMKKSGKPLPTEAAVYIAAKICEGLSYAHELKGSDGKQLKIVHRDMSPPNVLLTKFGEVKIVDFGLAKATSQLEKSEAGIIKGKYSYLSPEAAEGLELDHRADVFAVGIILWEMLAGKRLFVGENDFHTVKLVQKAEVESVLSRNKAVPPDLDAIVTRSLARDRDQRYGSAREFGRDLWDFLFRFGRSVSAFEVAELVRGAMSLRRRAPASAQASLIDKLIEETLLEFTSLQTDEEKALATGHEEPAKLPGFYDISTWADEINGPAPELEEGRRGEAEEDAEAAGASSEVPSSGQGGPASAPVPLVVARRSERPPATSERPVAAEGEGRVGEKQATHEGGRLAPKEASAPERLAEEKAVPPGVNEPKAVTSGAASVKEIAKASAPTDGADDEGPIQGGSSKRGVVGVTAKDVTGDSPRTPAAAARKRQAIAREEPAPLATAATSGGGAIKMLLLVATLAALAAGAYFGGFISQ, from the coding sequence ATGACTGACCCCCACCAGCAACAGCGCTATCGGGTCATCGAGAAGCTCGCCTCTGGCGGGATGGCCGAAGTGTTCCTCGCGGAGAGCGCAGGGATCGAGGGGTTCAAAAAGCAAGTCGCGATCAAGCGCGTCTTGCCTGCGCTCAGCGAGAAGAAGCGATTCATCGCGATGTTCCTCGATGAGGCGAGGCTCTCGGCGCACCTGTCCCACTCGAACGTGGCGCAGGTCTTCGACATCGGCGTCGGCGACAACGCTTACTTCATCGTGATGGAGTACGTCGATGGAGCCGATCTGAAGGCCGTCATCGAGTGGATGAAGAAGAGCGGGAAGCCGCTGCCCACGGAGGCAGCGGTCTACATCGCTGCGAAGATCTGCGAGGGCCTGAGCTACGCGCACGAGCTGAAGGGCTCCGACGGGAAGCAACTGAAGATCGTGCACCGCGACATGTCGCCGCCGAACGTGCTCTTGACCAAATTCGGCGAGGTGAAGATCGTCGACTTCGGTCTGGCGAAGGCGACGAGCCAGCTGGAGAAGAGCGAGGCGGGGATCATCAAGGGCAAGTACAGCTACCTGTCGCCGGAGGCGGCGGAAGGGCTGGAGCTGGATCACCGCGCCGATGTCTTCGCGGTAGGGATCATCCTCTGGGAGATGCTGGCCGGGAAGCGGCTCTTCGTGGGGGAGAATGACTTCCACACGGTGAAGCTCGTGCAGAAGGCCGAGGTGGAGTCGGTGCTGTCGCGCAACAAAGCCGTCCCGCCGGATCTCGACGCGATCGTGACGCGCTCGCTGGCGCGTGATCGGGATCAGCGTTACGGCTCGGCGCGCGAGTTCGGCCGGGATCTGTGGGACTTCCTGTTTCGCTTCGGTCGCAGCGTGAGTGCGTTCGAGGTGGCAGAGCTGGTGCGGGGGGCGATGAGCCTCCGGCGGCGCGCGCCCGCGAGCGCGCAGGCGTCGCTCATCGACAAGCTGATCGAGGAGACGCTGCTGGAGTTCACGTCGCTGCAGACGGACGAAGAGAAGGCGCTGGCGACGGGACACGAGGAGCCCGCGAAGCTGCCTGGCTTCTATGACATCAGCACGTGGGCCGATGAGATCAATGGGCCTGCTCCGGAGCTCGAAGAAGGGCGGCGAGGGGAGGCCGAAGAGGATGCGGAGGCGGCCGGAGCTTCGTCGGAGGTGCCGTCGTCCGGGCAAGGGGGGCCAGCGTCGGCGCCCGTCCCGCTGGTGGTGGCGAGGAGGTCGGAGCGGCCTCCGGCTACCTCGGAGAGGCCGGTGGCAGCTGAAGGGGAAGGGCGAGTGGGCGAGAAGCAGGCGACGCACGAGGGAGGCCGCCTCGCCCCGAAGGAAGCATCCGCCCCCGAGAGGCTGGCCGAGGAGAAGGCGGTCCCCCCGGGCGTGAACGAGCCGAAGGCGGTGACGTCAGGAGCGGCGTCGGTAAAGGAAATCGCCAAGGCGAGCGCTCCGACGGATGGTGCCGATGATGAGGGGCCCATCCAGGGCGGTTCTTCGAAGAGGGGCGTCGTCGGTGTCACCGCGAAAGATGTGACGGGGGACAGCCCGAGGACCCCTGCCGCGGCAGCGAGGAAGCGTCAGGCGATCGCACGCGAAGAGCCGGCGCCGCTGGCCACAGCGGCGACCTCAGGCGGCGGGGCCATCAAGATGCTGTTGCTCGTGGCGACCCTGGCGGCTCTTGCCGCGGGGGCCTATTTCGGCGGGTTCATTTCGCAGTAG
- the secF gene encoding protein translocase subunit SecF, with protein sequence MELIKPGRQFDFMSKRWLFIGFSLLLLLLSMFSFVYPGPKLGTDFKGGTEIEVAFTAQVSSADVREAIEKAGFSSPDVVAVSDAANPNRYLIRVQEVSALGEPQRDMVRDHLCHPPEGTPVAEDRCPPAVRANEVKFSPGGDKISARYEVAPDLEGIKKQLLGIEGVSLREGENNPVIVSERDHKVEIYLKSKGDQLMDGLRTQLGAEKVPAQALRVEWIGPKAGDQLRDSAVKSVLVSLLFIMAYVALRFDVRFAPGGILALVHDVGIALGAMIITGREITLSTVAALLTIVGYSITDTVVVYDRIRENLSKHRDKSFSEIINMSISEMLGRTIIVSASTSLSLLMFFIWGTGTLKDFAFTLVVGIVVGTYSSIYVAAPFTEWVDRRFFKGSTYKRKKVRRVRADKRVDAVV encoded by the coding sequence ATGGAACTCATCAAGCCTGGTCGACAGTTCGACTTCATGAGCAAGCGGTGGCTGTTCATCGGATTCAGCCTGCTGCTGCTGCTGCTGTCGATGTTCTCATTCGTCTATCCGGGACCCAAGCTTGGGACCGACTTCAAAGGTGGAACCGAGATCGAGGTGGCCTTCACGGCCCAGGTCTCGAGCGCCGATGTGCGTGAAGCCATCGAGAAGGCCGGTTTCAGCTCCCCCGACGTCGTGGCGGTGAGCGACGCCGCGAACCCGAACCGATACCTCATCAGGGTCCAGGAGGTCTCGGCGCTCGGCGAGCCTCAGCGGGACATGGTCCGTGACCACCTGTGCCATCCCCCCGAGGGGACACCGGTCGCCGAGGATCGATGCCCCCCCGCGGTCCGCGCCAACGAGGTGAAGTTCAGCCCCGGGGGTGACAAGATCTCCGCTCGATACGAGGTGGCGCCTGATCTCGAAGGGATCAAGAAGCAGCTCCTGGGCATCGAAGGGGTGTCTCTCCGGGAAGGGGAGAACAACCCGGTGATCGTGAGCGAGCGCGATCACAAGGTCGAGATCTACCTCAAGTCCAAGGGCGACCAGCTCATGGACGGCCTCAGGACCCAGCTCGGGGCTGAGAAAGTGCCAGCCCAGGCACTCCGTGTGGAGTGGATTGGTCCCAAAGCTGGCGATCAGCTGCGCGACTCTGCCGTGAAGAGCGTGCTGGTGTCGCTGCTGTTCATCATGGCGTACGTCGCCCTTCGCTTCGATGTGCGCTTCGCTCCTGGCGGGATCCTCGCCCTGGTGCACGATGTCGGCATCGCGCTTGGAGCGATGATCATCACGGGACGTGAGATCACGCTCTCCACGGTTGCGGCCTTGCTGACGATCGTCGGCTATTCGATCACCGATACCGTGGTGGTCTACGATCGTATCCGGGAGAACCTCAGCAAGCACCGCGACAAGTCATTCTCGGAGATCATCAACATGTCGATCTCCGAGATGCTGGGTCGTACGATCATCGTCTCTGCTTCGACCTCGCTGTCGCTGTTGATGTTCTTCATCTGGGGAACTGGGACGTTGAAGGATTTCGCGTTCACCCTGGTGGTCGGTATCGTCGTCGGTACGTACTCCTCCATCTATGTGGCTGCTCCCTTCACCGAGTGGGTCGATCGCCGGTTCTTCAAGGGATCGACGTACAAGCGGAAGAAGGTTCGCCGCGTCCGTGCTGACAAGCGTGTCGATGCAGTGGTCTGA
- the secD gene encoding protein translocase subunit SecD, which translates to MLHNILQFGFAGIAGLCLLGAWLSRAKRGVLMWAAISAGAAAISAHYYVFWSLALFSLMIPWALVCAGPWIDMAWRMKTGFVLFLALGSVLCIYPTFHDEYHGHEDQSHLASDVRSEQETKAQRGELGLGQFVRSNISFRLVRGLDLKGGLRLVYTVDVDEAIKDKRDRYYDDLRAKLATLFGYHQGDSRPTIEELQKLQEKVRIEKARDRADTMTLYLNDRADSEKITDEFLQQFKAEVQVNWSSDLKTATFRIRNEVESQIRERAVTQAKETVERRVDALGLKEAGISTRDEDVIVEVPGEDERAFDEIRDIISQTARLEFKMVDDDTDFFEPIARSAKREDLPKGLDFRIENAPVGPNKTKPNYYALMLRGENEDMRDALKRMQEWVATLQVPQDNEVGFGKFVEYDEETDTFEDIGWRTYFLFSKAEVTGDMIRDAQAVPDQGDRGMGGWYVRMELTPVGADRFEDITGKNIKRRFAIILDAKVESAPVIQTKIPGGIATITMGAGNVTQQLEDARKLELVLRSGALPAPISLSNEQRIGPTLGRDAISESFKGALGGGTLVLLFMMVYYRRAGVIADVAVLFNLVIQIAVLAMFGASMTLPGMAGLALTIGVAVDANVLINERIREELRLGKSPRAAVDIGYDKAFSAILDGHVTTFIGGLILAQYGTGPIKGFAITLIIGIAASLFTGVVCTRLMFEWAVRHRKVKKLSVGIKTAASV; encoded by the coding sequence ATGCTCCACAACATCCTCCAATTCGGGTTCGCCGGCATCGCCGGCCTGTGCCTCCTCGGTGCCTGGCTCAGCCGGGCGAAGCGTGGCGTTCTGATGTGGGCTGCGATCTCCGCTGGTGCAGCGGCGATCTCGGCCCACTACTACGTCTTCTGGTCGCTCGCGCTGTTCTCGCTGATGATCCCCTGGGCGCTCGTGTGCGCTGGGCCGTGGATCGACATGGCGTGGCGCATGAAGACGGGCTTCGTGCTCTTCCTCGCCCTCGGGTCGGTGCTCTGCATCTACCCGACGTTTCACGACGAGTACCACGGGCATGAAGACCAGTCCCACCTGGCGTCCGATGTCCGATCCGAGCAGGAAACGAAGGCTCAGCGCGGGGAGCTCGGCCTCGGTCAGTTCGTCCGTTCGAACATCTCGTTCCGCCTGGTTCGTGGTCTCGATCTGAAGGGCGGCCTCCGGCTGGTCTATACGGTCGACGTCGACGAGGCGATCAAGGACAAGCGAGATCGTTACTACGACGACCTTCGGGCGAAGCTGGCAACGCTGTTCGGCTACCACCAGGGGGACTCGCGGCCGACCATCGAGGAGCTTCAAAAGCTGCAGGAGAAGGTCCGTATCGAGAAGGCACGCGACCGTGCCGATACGATGACCCTGTATCTGAACGATCGGGCCGACTCGGAGAAGATCACGGACGAGTTCCTCCAGCAGTTCAAGGCGGAGGTGCAGGTCAACTGGTCGAGCGATCTGAAGACCGCCACGTTCCGCATCCGCAATGAGGTCGAGAGCCAGATCCGCGAGCGCGCGGTCACTCAGGCGAAGGAGACCGTCGAGCGGCGCGTGGATGCGCTGGGCCTGAAGGAGGCCGGCATCAGCACGCGAGACGAGGACGTGATCGTGGAGGTGCCCGGCGAGGACGAGCGCGCCTTCGACGAGATCCGCGACATCATCAGCCAGACGGCTCGGCTCGAGTTCAAGATGGTCGATGACGACACGGATTTCTTCGAGCCGATCGCGCGGAGCGCGAAGCGGGAGGACCTCCCGAAGGGGCTCGACTTCCGCATCGAGAATGCGCCCGTCGGCCCGAACAAGACCAAGCCGAACTATTACGCGCTCATGCTCCGCGGGGAGAATGAGGACATGCGGGATGCCCTCAAGCGGATGCAGGAGTGGGTCGCGACGCTCCAGGTCCCGCAGGACAACGAGGTCGGCTTCGGCAAGTTCGTCGAGTACGACGAAGAGACGGACACCTTCGAAGACATCGGTTGGCGAACCTACTTCCTGTTCAGCAAGGCGGAAGTCACCGGTGACATGATCCGCGACGCCCAGGCGGTCCCGGATCAAGGTGATCGAGGGATGGGCGGTTGGTACGTCCGGATGGAGCTCACGCCCGTCGGCGCAGACCGCTTCGAGGACATCACCGGGAAGAACATCAAGCGCCGCTTCGCGATCATCCTGGATGCGAAAGTCGAGAGCGCGCCGGTCATCCAGACCAAGATTCCTGGCGGCATCGCGACGATCACGATGGGCGCTGGAAACGTCACCCAGCAGCTCGAAGACGCCCGCAAGCTCGAGCTGGTCCTCCGGTCCGGTGCACTGCCGGCTCCGATTTCGCTGTCGAACGAGCAGCGAATCGGACCGACGCTCGGGCGTGATGCCATCAGCGAGAGCTTCAAAGGTGCCCTGGGTGGCGGCACGCTCGTGCTGCTGTTCATGATGGTCTACTACCGGCGTGCGGGCGTCATCGCCGACGTCGCGGTGCTCTTCAACCTCGTCATTCAGATCGCGGTCCTCGCGATGTTCGGCGCCTCGATGACGCTGCCTGGAATGGCCGGGCTCGCGCTGACGATCGGTGTCGCCGTGGACGCCAACGTGCTGATCAACGAGCGCATTCGAGAAGAGCTCCGTCTCGGAAAGAGCCCACGCGCTGCGGTCGACATCGGTTACGACAAGGCCTTCAGTGCAATCCTCGATGGACATGTAACCACGTTCATCGGCGGCCTCATCCTCGCCCAATACGGCACAGGCCCGATCAAGGGCTTCGCCATCACCCTCATCATTGGCATTGCGGCCAGCCTCTTCACGGGTGTCGTGTGCACCCGCCTGATGTTCGAGTGGGCAGTCCGTCACCGGAAGGTGAAGAAACTGTCGGTTGGCATCAAGACCGCCGCGTCCGTGTAA
- a CDS encoding SMI1/KNR4 family protein produces the protein MDLLDAIRRIRALRLELARRDPRRGMPVAPPEGAAEEAIACAERRMGMRLPPSYRALLSMHDGWPQIFAGAGLLGSRPLTRGAYLGVAQMMLEENEGAARGRGAARAREATRARQGEAGAQRTWFDGPGPDRARGRMRAAGLVPFGIDPDAETLFAWDPETARDDGEMDVVVWMSGLGMRLSSFPELLELVADMLEAELELPVEEAMSVSTSVTPAPPSVTPAPTSGVREVTPGGSRARAGSVMPPPPSMRPAARPVARIALFG, from the coding sequence ATGGACTTGCTCGACGCGATCCGCCGTATCCGAGCGCTCCGGCTGGAGCTTGCGCGCAGGGATCCGCGTCGCGGAATGCCCGTCGCGCCGCCCGAGGGGGCAGCGGAAGAGGCGATCGCGTGTGCCGAGCGGCGGATGGGGATGCGGCTGCCGCCGAGCTACCGCGCGCTGCTGTCGATGCACGATGGGTGGCCGCAGATTTTTGCTGGGGCCGGCTTGCTGGGGAGTCGGCCGCTGACGCGTGGGGCGTACCTGGGCGTGGCGCAGATGATGCTCGAAGAGAACGAGGGCGCCGCGCGGGGGCGTGGCGCGGCGCGAGCGCGAGAGGCGACGCGCGCGCGGCAGGGAGAGGCCGGGGCACAGCGGACGTGGTTCGATGGGCCAGGTCCGGATCGCGCGCGAGGGCGGATGCGCGCCGCTGGGCTGGTGCCTTTCGGGATCGACCCGGACGCGGAGACGCTGTTCGCCTGGGATCCTGAGACAGCGCGCGACGACGGCGAGATGGACGTGGTGGTCTGGATGAGCGGGCTCGGGATGCGGCTGTCGAGCTTTCCCGAGCTGCTGGAGCTCGTGGCGGACATGCTCGAGGCGGAGCTGGAGCTGCCCGTGGAGGAGGCGATGTCGGTCTCCACGAGCGTGACGCCAGCACCTCCGAGCGTGACGCCGGCGCCGACGAGCGGGGTGCGCGAGGTGACCCCGGGGGGGTCGCGGGCGAGGGCCGGGAGCGTGATGCCTCCCCCGCCGTCGATGCGCCCGGCGGCACGTCCAGTCGCGAGAATCGCGCTGTTCGGCTGA
- the thrS gene encoding threonine--tRNA ligase yields MRVGGRVVDLHTPFRHDGATPVEPIRTTDADGLRIIRHSTAHVMADAVQRLFPGTKVTIGPAIDAGFYYDFDKPNGPFTDEDLEKIESKMREIVAAGKPFRRELVDRETAHQLFARMGETYKRELIDAIPAGEEVSLYHHGDGTSDWVDLCEGPHVPDTSHLAAIKLVSVAGAYWRGDERNPMLQRIYGTAFPSQKALDEHLKLIAEAKERDHRKLGKELELFMFHEYAPAMPFLLPRGAVVYNALVTYMRDLYLDYRYDEVITPQIFDKKLFETSGHLPNYRENMYLPVTAEHLDQARMALRLGVGGDDASYREADAERDKAVIQHLAELERLSQKPMNCPSHCLIFGQRRRSYRELPWRMADFGRLHRYERGGVVHGLARVRSFCQDDAHIFCAPEQMQVEIASFLRLLQEVYAAFRFNKVDIRLATRPQKRIGTDAQWDAAESALALALQDAKLPYEVAPEEGAFYGPKLEFHVEDALRRSWQLGTIQVDYALPDRFDLEYTGQDGASHRPVMLHRAILGSLERFFSVFLEHVAGAFPVWLAPEQAVIVTVSEKQAAYAEEVVNLLRSRRLRVRADVGADKLGAKIRNARLLRVPYVVVIGDKEAAERKVAPRSRDLNKDLGAMTLEDFASRLQEEAVPPRLKAGSTWA; encoded by the coding sequence GTGCGGGTTGGAGGTCGTGTCGTCGACCTCCACACACCCTTCAGGCATGACGGAGCGACGCCCGTCGAACCCATCAGGACGACGGACGCCGACGGGCTGCGGATCATCCGGCACTCGACCGCGCACGTGATGGCCGATGCGGTTCAGCGTCTCTTTCCTGGGACGAAGGTGACGATCGGTCCCGCCATCGATGCTGGGTTCTATTACGACTTCGATAAGCCGAACGGCCCCTTCACCGACGAAGATCTCGAGAAGATCGAGTCCAAGATGCGGGAGATCGTCGCCGCTGGGAAGCCGTTCCGCCGTGAACTGGTCGACCGCGAGACGGCCCATCAGCTCTTCGCCAGGATGGGCGAGACTTACAAACGCGAGCTGATTGACGCGATCCCCGCGGGAGAAGAGGTCTCACTTTACCACCACGGTGACGGGACCAGCGACTGGGTCGACCTCTGCGAAGGCCCTCACGTACCCGACACTTCACACCTGGCAGCCATCAAGCTCGTGAGCGTGGCCGGAGCGTACTGGCGAGGCGACGAGCGCAACCCGATGCTCCAGCGCATCTACGGGACGGCGTTCCCGAGCCAGAAGGCGCTGGACGAGCACCTCAAGCTCATCGCCGAAGCCAAGGAGCGAGATCACCGCAAGCTCGGCAAGGAGCTCGAGCTGTTCATGTTCCACGAGTACGCCCCGGCGATGCCCTTCCTCCTCCCCCGAGGAGCCGTCGTCTACAACGCCCTCGTGACGTACATGCGGGATCTGTACCTCGACTACCGCTACGACGAGGTGATCACGCCCCAGATCTTCGACAAGAAGCTCTTCGAGACGAGCGGCCACCTACCCAACTACCGCGAGAACATGTACCTCCCGGTCACCGCGGAGCACCTGGATCAGGCCCGGATGGCGCTGCGGCTCGGGGTCGGCGGGGACGACGCCTCCTACCGTGAGGCCGACGCAGAGCGAGACAAAGCCGTCATCCAGCACCTCGCCGAGCTCGAGCGGCTCTCGCAGAAGCCCATGAACTGCCCGAGCCACTGCCTCATCTTCGGGCAGCGACGCCGGAGCTACCGCGAGCTGCCGTGGCGCATGGCCGACTTCGGACGGCTTCACCGCTACGAGCGCGGCGGCGTGGTCCACGGACTCGCTCGTGTCCGGTCCTTCTGCCAGGACGACGCGCACATCTTCTGCGCCCCGGAGCAGATGCAGGTCGAGATCGCCTCGTTCCTCCGGCTGCTCCAGGAAGTCTACGCCGCCTTCCGTTTCAACAAGGTGGACATCAGGCTCGCGACGCGCCCCCAGAAGCGAATCGGAACCGACGCCCAGTGGGATGCTGCCGAGTCCGCGCTGGCGCTGGCGCTTCAGGACGCCAAGCTGCCGTACGAGGTGGCCCCTGAAGAGGGCGCCTTCTACGGTCCCAAGCTCGAGTTCCATGTCGAAGATGCTCTCCGCCGCAGCTGGCAGCTCGGCACCATCCAGGTCGACTACGCTCTGCCCGATCGCTTCGACCTGGAGTACACGGGTCAGGATGGCGCCTCCCATCGCCCGGTCATGCTGCACCGCGCGATCCTCGGGTCCCTGGAGCGGTTCTTCTCCGTTTTCCTCGAGCACGTCGCCGGGGCTTTCCCGGTGTGGCTCGCACCCGAGCAGGCGGTCATCGTCACGGTCAGTGAGAAGCAGGCCGCTTACGCCGAGGAAGTGGTCAACCTCCTCCGCAGCCGCCGTCTCCGCGTCCGGGCCGATGTCGGCGCGGACAAGCTGGGCGCGAAGATCAGGAATGCCCGGCTCCTTCGAGTCCCCTATGTCGTGGTCATCGGAGACAAAGAGGCCGCCGAGCGAAAGGTCGCCCCTCGCTCCCGCGATCTGAACAAAGACCTGGGCGCCATGACACTCGAGGACTTCGCGAGCCGGCTCCAGGAAGAAGCGGTGCCGCCCCGCTTGAAGGCTGGTTCCACCTGGGCTTGA